One genomic segment of Alphaproteobacteria bacterium HT1-32 includes these proteins:
- a CDS encoding ATP-binding cassette domain-containing protein — MLKVENIETFYGSSQVLFGMSLEVGEGEVVTLLGRNGMGKTTTVNSIMGIVPTRGHIEFNGQPIAGQPSFRIAKAGLGLVPEGRQIFPNLTVSENLIATAANRSGRKDSWTIERVFEMFPELRARAGSMGNLLSGGEQQMLAIGRALMTNPHLLILDEATEGLAPLIRQIIWSCLERLKAEGQSILVIDKNVRDLTRIADRHVVIEKGVVAWTGSSADLASNDEILHRYLGV; from the coding sequence ATGCTGAAAGTCGAAAATATCGAAACATTCTATGGCTCCAGTCAGGTCCTGTTCGGCATGTCACTGGAAGTTGGCGAAGGCGAAGTCGTCACCCTGCTCGGCCGCAACGGCATGGGGAAGACGACGACCGTCAACTCCATCATGGGCATCGTGCCGACACGCGGTCATATTGAATTCAATGGTCAGCCGATTGCCGGGCAACCCTCCTTTCGCATCGCCAAGGCCGGGCTCGGGCTGGTGCCGGAAGGCCGCCAGATATTCCCCAACCTGACGGTCAGCGAAAACCTGATCGCAACCGCCGCCAACCGGTCCGGCAGAAAAGACAGCTGGACCATCGAACGGGTGTTCGAAATGTTCCCCGAACTGCGGGCGCGGGCGGGTTCCATGGGTAATCTGCTCTCCGGCGGCGAACAGCAAATGCTGGCCATCGGACGGGCCCTGATGACCAATCCTCATCTGCTCATCCTTGATGAAGCGACCGAGGGTCTGGCCCCGCTGATCCGCCAGATCATCTGGTCCTGTCTGGAACGTCTGAAAGCCGAGGGACAGTCGATCCTTGTCATCGACAAGAACGTCCGGGACCTGACACGGATTGCCGACCGTCACGTCGTGATTGAAAAAGGTGTCGTCGCCTGGACCGGCAGCTCAGCGGACCTTGCCTCGAATGATGAAATTCTGCACCGCTATCTGGGTGTCTGA
- a CDS encoding ATP-binding cassette domain-containing protein has protein sequence MALLRIEDLRKSFGGVTATDNVNLDVTENEIHAIIGPNGAGKTTLISQLSGEQYPDSGRIIFDGRTITRSTAYRRSHLGLARSFQITSVFQSMTVLQNVALAVQAHSGHSFRFWKAAGQDPELTGPAEQALARVGLTDRRQDLVSNLSHGEKRQLEIAMALATSPKMLLLDEPMAGMGPEESQRMVQVLQSLKGEKTMLLIEHDMDVVFALADRISVLVYGQIIASGSPEEVRNDDAVKRAYLGDEAA, from the coding sequence GATGTCACCGAAAACGAAATCCACGCGATTATCGGCCCGAACGGTGCTGGAAAAACCACCCTTATCTCCCAGCTTTCCGGCGAACAATATCCGGATTCCGGGCGAATTATCTTCGACGGACGGACCATCACGCGGTCCACGGCCTATCGCCGGTCGCATCTTGGTCTGGCCCGGTCTTTCCAGATTACCAGCGTCTTTCAGTCGATGACGGTATTGCAGAATGTCGCTCTCGCCGTGCAGGCCCACAGCGGTCATTCCTTCCGGTTCTGGAAAGCAGCCGGACAGGATCCGGAACTGACCGGACCGGCAGAACAGGCACTGGCCCGCGTTGGCCTGACCGACCGCCGGCAGGATCTGGTCTCCAACCTGTCGCATGGCGAAAAGCGACAGCTTGAGATTGCCATGGCACTGGCAACCAGCCCGAAGATGCTGCTGCTTGATGAACCAATGGCCGGTATGGGGCCGGAAGAGTCACAACGCATGGTTCAGGTGCTGCAAAGCCTGAAGGGCGAAAAGACGATGCTGCTGATCGAGCATGACATGGATGTCGTCTTCGCGCTGGCAGACCGGATTTCCGTCCTGGTCTATGGCCAGATCATCGCGTCCGGCTCGCCCGAAGAGGTCCGCAACGATGACGCGGTAAAGCGTGCCTATCTTGGTGACGAGGCAGCCTGA